The proteins below come from a single Polynucleobacter sp. MWH-UH23A genomic window:
- a CDS encoding alpha/beta hydrolase, which translates to MPVNAIHSQTAILKKWSVKALILLVLIGSLGITACSKKTSSSFKAEVKYAQVGDVKLAYYIRGEGEPLLMINGFLSTMSLWDPALIEELAKNYQVISFDNRGVGLSTDTAENHTTMEQMADDAAGLVQALGYKKVNILGWSMGARIAQQFLIRHPELINKGILAAANPGGSHQIPASMDVESKLNNPDIPEIEKLGLCFPDNAAGKLAAVDAIARIKLAVESGALPNDFKVSKETTIRQDRARTTLWTNNQSNFKDLKNIKVPVLVSDGRYDEIDIPQNSQLIANQIPYSWLAYYDGGHAFLFQQHSRYAETIHAFLK; encoded by the coding sequence ATGCCGGTGAACGCAATTCATAGTCAAACAGCGATTCTTAAAAAATGGTCTGTCAAAGCTCTTATTCTTCTTGTTCTAATTGGGTCTCTCGGAATAACTGCTTGTAGTAAAAAAACTTCTTCAAGCTTCAAAGCGGAAGTAAAGTACGCCCAAGTTGGCGATGTGAAATTAGCCTATTACATACGTGGTGAGGGCGAGCCTTTGTTAATGATTAATGGCTTTCTTTCTACTATGTCATTGTGGGACCCTGCTCTGATTGAAGAGCTGGCAAAAAATTATCAGGTAATTTCATTTGATAATCGTGGTGTAGGTCTTTCAACAGACACAGCAGAAAATCACACGACTATGGAACAAATGGCTGACGATGCTGCAGGCTTAGTTCAAGCATTAGGGTATAAAAAGGTAAACATACTGGGATGGTCCATGGGCGCCCGAATAGCTCAACAGTTTTTAATTCGTCATCCTGAGCTTATTAATAAAGGCATACTTGCCGCAGCCAATCCTGGCGGTAGCCATCAAATTCCCGCTTCAATGGATGTGGAAAGTAAGCTCAACAATCCTGATATTCCGGAAATCGAAAAATTAGGTTTGTGTTTCCCGGATAACGCAGCAGGAAAGTTGGCTGCGGTTGATGCTATAGCTCGCATCAAATTGGCGGTAGAAAGCGGTGCCCTGCCAAATGACTTTAAGGTTTCTAAAGAAACCACCATTCGCCAAGATCGAGCTCGCACTACTCTGTGGACTAACAATCAAAGCAATTTTAAAGATCTCAAAAATATTAAAGTTCCAGTATTGGTATCTGATGGACGCTATGACGAGATTGATATCCCTCAAAATTCACAGCTCATTGCTAATCAGATTCCATATTCATGGTTGGCTTACTATGATGGCGGTCATGCATTCTTATTTCAGCAACACAGTCGTTATGCAGAAACAATTCATGCGTTCTTGAAATAA
- a CDS encoding LysR family transcriptional regulator: protein MSNSYNYRHLYYFWVAAKEGSMSKAADRLDMAIQTISAQIHELEKSLGYLLFKPAGRGIALTESGYAALKIADQIFSIGEKLPEAVRDAAKSPKTKITIGVSDGLSKLITRQLLEPVLKRKDIHLIAHEGEFEDLLADLALHRLDIVLADRPAPNNKNLNVYSEELTKTSIAWYCPKSLFKNSKKPFPHCLSELPILLPTSHSIVRLLIDQWLNKQGITPNIVGEFEDSALLKTFAASGLGAFPAGKRIEKDLKDTYLIEILGDCEDLYEHFYAIRPEKKIEHPLVEAIIHQ from the coding sequence ATGAGCAATTCCTATAACTACCGCCATTTGTATTACTTTTGGGTCGCCGCAAAAGAAGGCAGCATGTCAAAAGCTGCAGATCGATTAGACATGGCTATTCAAACCATCAGCGCCCAGATCCATGAATTAGAAAAGTCACTCGGATATTTATTGTTTAAGCCAGCAGGAAGGGGTATTGCCCTAACTGAATCAGGCTATGCAGCACTAAAGATTGCAGATCAGATTTTTTCGATTGGTGAAAAACTACCCGAAGCAGTTCGAGATGCCGCTAAATCGCCAAAAACCAAAATTACTATTGGGGTTTCTGATGGACTTTCTAAACTGATTACTAGGCAGTTACTTGAGCCAGTGCTCAAGCGCAAGGATATTCATTTAATTGCTCACGAGGGGGAGTTCGAAGACCTATTGGCTGATCTTGCTCTGCATCGACTAGATATCGTACTGGCCGATAGACCTGCTCCGAATAATAAAAATCTTAATGTCTACAGTGAAGAGCTAACTAAAACATCGATTGCCTGGTATTGCCCAAAATCACTATTTAAGAACTCAAAGAAGCCTTTTCCTCATTGCCTAAGCGAATTACCCATTCTGCTACCTACCTCACACTCAATAGTGCGACTGTTGATTGATCAGTGGCTTAATAAGCAAGGAATCACACCCAATATCGTCGGTGAATTTGAAGATAGCGCTTTGCTGAAAACTTTTGCGGCCAGTGGACTTGGTGCATTTCCAGCTGGCAAACGAATTGAAAAAGATCTCAAGGACACCTACCTAATAGAAATCTTGGGTGATTGCGAAGATCTCTATGAGCACTTTTATGCCATTCGACCCGAGAAAAAAATCGAGCACCCACTAGTGGAAGCAATCATTCATCAATAA
- a CDS encoding TauD/TfdA family dioxygenase encodes MIDLKPLIPKSQMPKSIIGPAAWYGHDLQKDSSWIVQWTPAEIDELIGAGKHFLSLGKPLEQILPIDFPLPSIAKKIKSFSNELMFGRGFLLIRGLPVDKLELKLSAAIYLGLGSHIGSLRSSNAKGHLLGHVKDQGVDIKNKDVRFYQTNKKLDFHTDSADLVALLCLQKAKSGGESYIASSISLYNEVAKRRPDLVEALFMPYPTDRRGEIPVGFDPWYNMPIFTWYEDQLTCTYIRQYIDSAQINFPEAPRLTREQIEVMDLMDDILAEGKVVLSMAFEPGDIQILSNHQILHSRSDFENWPEPERHRHLLRLWIAPENARPLPDYYIPRWGATTKGDRGGIIVPGTQLSVELNPN; translated from the coding sequence ATGATCGATCTAAAACCATTAATACCAAAGTCGCAAATGCCTAAGTCAATTATTGGGCCGGCAGCATGGTATGGACATGATCTGCAAAAAGATAGCTCATGGATTGTTCAGTGGACCCCAGCCGAAATTGATGAGCTCATAGGGGCTGGCAAGCATTTTCTATCACTAGGTAAGCCACTAGAGCAAATTTTACCTATAGATTTTCCATTGCCATCCATTGCCAAAAAGATCAAATCTTTTTCGAATGAATTGATGTTTGGCCGAGGATTTTTGCTAATTAGAGGTTTACCAGTTGATAAGTTAGAGCTTAAATTGTCTGCTGCAATCTATCTTGGTCTTGGCTCTCATATTGGAAGCTTGCGCAGCAGTAATGCTAAAGGCCATCTTTTGGGGCATGTTAAGGATCAGGGCGTTGACATTAAAAACAAGGATGTGCGTTTCTATCAAACTAATAAAAAGTTAGACTTTCATACTGACTCCGCAGATTTGGTAGCTTTGCTTTGTCTTCAAAAGGCGAAATCCGGAGGGGAGTCCTATATCGCTAGCTCCATCAGTTTATATAACGAGGTCGCTAAAAGACGTCCAGATTTGGTAGAGGCATTATTTATGCCCTACCCCACTGACAGAAGAGGTGAGATTCCAGTTGGTTTTGACCCTTGGTACAACATGCCAATCTTTACTTGGTATGAAGATCAGCTAACGTGCACATATATACGTCAATATATTGATTCGGCTCAGATTAACTTTCCTGAGGCCCCAAGGCTTACACGTGAGCAAATTGAGGTGATGGATCTCATGGATGACATCTTGGCGGAAGGAAAGGTCGTGTTATCTATGGCATTTGAGCCTGGCGATATTCAAATATTAAGCAATCACCAGATACTGCATTCAAGAAGTGATTTTGAGAATTGGCCAGAACCTGAGCGTCATCGACATTTACTGAGGTTATGGATTGCGCCAGAGAATGCGCGTCCTCTGCCTGATTACTACATTCCTCGTTGGGGCGCGACAACAAAAGGTGACCGTGGTGGAATTATTGTTCCGGGCACTCAGCTCAGTGTTGAACTAAATCCAAATTAG
- a CDS encoding histidine phosphatase family protein, protein MKPLKFITFLLLSALASLLALPANANLASALQDGQHVLLMRHADAPGYGDPAGYQLGNCSTQRNLDEKGKKQAVLIGEWLNSQGVNSAKVLSSPWCRCLETAKLLNKGPVSTATALGSFFDDMSLEKKQTQNLEKLIQSELQGNQNKPIILVTHHVNIQAFTGKVVNVGDMVLVKVDKNGKYISQQTYPSPSY, encoded by the coding sequence ATGAAACCCCTCAAATTCATTACTTTCTTACTGCTGAGCGCTCTTGCTAGCCTCCTTGCTCTACCCGCAAACGCCAATCTTGCTAGCGCCCTTCAAGATGGTCAGCATGTATTGTTGATGCGCCATGCGGATGCTCCTGGCTATGGCGATCCTGCAGGCTACCAATTGGGCAACTGTTCCACCCAAAGAAATTTGGATGAAAAAGGCAAGAAGCAAGCGGTTCTCATTGGTGAGTGGCTCAATAGCCAGGGGGTAAATTCTGCAAAGGTGCTCAGTAGCCCCTGGTGCAGATGTCTTGAAACAGCAAAATTACTAAACAAAGGCCCCGTCTCCACAGCGACTGCGCTCGGATCATTTTTTGATGACATGAGTCTGGAGAAAAAACAAACTCAAAACTTAGAAAAACTCATTCAATCTGAGCTTCAAGGTAATCAAAATAAACCCATTATTCTCGTGACGCATCATGTCAATATTCAAGCATTTACTGGTAAGGTGGTAAATGTTGGCGACATGGTATTAGTCAAGGTAGATAAAAATGGTAAATATATTTCTCAACAAACTTATCCAAGCCCGAGTTATTGA
- a CDS encoding DUF6671 family protein, which translates to MQQDARPYQGLQACLLTQHGKEKVIGPELLSSSGLEVIHVTGYDTDKLGTFTRDIPRFGSQLDAARKKARVGMELSGLSIGIASEGAFSNDPYTGILPWNYELVLFIDDTRNLEITGFVGGEAQSASQLVSNWDDLTAFFSEAQFPSHHLVVRPDDEYHQECRKGIDNIETLKEAYEWAKGLSKTGYVFVENDLRAHTNPTRMENILRATQDLAKKLNCLCPECKSPGFSITESKKGLPCSLCGAPTKLPIASIWSCTHCGNKKEELITNQTLADPSRCQYCNP; encoded by the coding sequence ATGCAACAAGACGCTAGACCCTATCAAGGACTACAAGCTTGTCTCTTGACTCAACATGGCAAGGAAAAAGTGATCGGTCCCGAGCTACTATCGTCAAGTGGACTAGAGGTCATTCACGTTACAGGCTACGACACTGATAAGTTGGGTACATTCACACGTGATATTCCTAGATTCGGCAGCCAGCTCGATGCTGCCAGGAAAAAAGCTAGAGTGGGAATGGAGTTATCAGGACTATCAATAGGCATTGCAAGCGAGGGGGCTTTTAGCAATGATCCTTATACTGGAATCCTCCCCTGGAACTACGAACTCGTTCTTTTCATTGATGACACACGAAATCTTGAGATTACTGGGTTTGTTGGTGGCGAGGCTCAAAGTGCTAGTCAATTGGTAAGCAACTGGGATGACCTGACTGCATTTTTTTCAGAAGCGCAGTTTCCAAGTCATCATTTGGTGGTCAGACCTGATGATGAATACCATCAGGAGTGTCGCAAAGGTATTGATAATATTGAAACACTCAAAGAGGCTTATGAATGGGCAAAGGGTCTCTCAAAAACAGGCTATGTTTTTGTTGAAAATGATCTACGAGCACACACTAACCCAACCCGTATGGAAAATATCCTAAGGGCTACACAAGACCTTGCCAAGAAACTCAATTGCCTTTGCCCAGAATGTAAGTCGCCAGGGTTCTCAATAACAGAATCCAAAAAAGGGTTACCTTGCTCACTTTGTGGGGCCCCAACCAAATTGCCAATTGCTTCGATATGGTCATGCACGCATTGTGGTAACAAAAAAGAAGAGTTAATTACCAACCAAACTCTCGCAGATCCATCGAGATGCCAATACTGCAATCCCTAA
- a CDS encoding superoxide dismutase family protein — MTFNKNKLSHQLMISLSVAGLVSLAACQSMEQGTGQKASAVLDSKSGSQAKGEVSFVWQGSDVLVSGKFSGLKPNSEQGFHVHEKGDCSAPDAMSAGGHFNPDTKMHGMPNSGMNHAGDMPNIKSDANGNAVYSAKLHGFAVNAGPTGIVGRAVVVHRDPDDYKSQPAGNSGPRIACGLIK, encoded by the coding sequence ATGACATTCAATAAGAATAAGTTATCCCATCAGCTAATGATTTCACTCTCTGTAGCTGGTCTCGTTTCTCTAGCTGCTTGTCAATCGATGGAGCAAGGCACTGGTCAAAAAGCGAGTGCAGTCTTGGATTCAAAATCTGGATCGCAAGCAAAAGGGGAAGTGAGTTTTGTTTGGCAGGGCAGTGATGTATTGGTGAGTGGAAAATTTTCTGGACTCAAGCCAAATTCAGAGCAAGGCTTTCATGTTCATGAAAAAGGTGATTGCTCTGCACCTGATGCGATGAGCGCTGGCGGACATTTCAATCCAGATACAAAGATGCATGGTATGCCTAATAGCGGCATGAATCACGCTGGCGACATGCCAAACATCAAATCAGACGCTAATGGCAATGCAGTCTATAGCGCCAAATTGCATGGTTTTGCAGTAAATGCTGGACCAACGGGCATCGTCGGTCGTGCAGTTGTAGTCCATCGTGATCCTGATGACTATAAATCTCAACCCGCTGGTAACTCTGGCCCTCGTATTGCTTGTGGATTGATTAAGTAA
- a CDS encoding tripartite tricarboxylate transporter substrate binding protein gives MLVRLRNIILHVLGASFFALSCASQSLMAQSYPNRPINLVAPYSAGGDSDFSGRNLAAVATKYVNQPLIVQNIVGASGTIGSLKVRNAPPDGYMLLISRVGSQAIVPALDSKTPYKWSDFTFISLLDLNPMVCVVKSDSPYKNIKDLIQAIRSDPGKLNYATAGPGTSQHLSVEIMLNAANLPSSAATMIPYKSGGESSAALLGNQVDFVCNTMTTLAGQIKGGSMRGLMVSTPDRLKDYPEIPSSRELGLSQFEQATGWSGLFGPPGMPQEVVDKWTETLKKVAQDPSWEAGNKSAGAIPAIRSPSETELFVRQQVQLYEKLGTSLGLRK, from the coding sequence ATGCTTGTAAGACTACGCAACATCATTCTCCATGTTCTGGGAGCTAGTTTCTTTGCACTCAGTTGCGCCTCACAAAGTCTAATGGCGCAGAGTTATCCCAATAGGCCAATTAACCTTGTAGCACCATATTCTGCTGGGGGTGATAGCGATTTTTCTGGAAGAAATTTAGCTGCCGTTGCCACTAAGTATGTGAACCAACCTTTGATTGTTCAAAACATTGTGGGTGCCTCAGGAACGATTGGTTCTCTAAAAGTGCGAAATGCTCCACCTGATGGATACATGCTATTGATCTCTCGGGTGGGTTCTCAAGCTATCGTGCCAGCGCTAGATAGTAAGACGCCATATAAGTGGAGTGACTTTACTTTTATTTCGCTTTTAGATCTAAATCCAATGGTTTGCGTAGTTAAAAGTGATTCGCCTTACAAAAATATCAAGGATTTGATCCAAGCTATTCGATCTGATCCAGGAAAACTAAATTATGCAACCGCAGGCCCAGGAACTTCTCAACATTTATCGGTTGAGATTATGCTAAACGCAGCAAATTTACCTTCGTCTGCAGCTACCATGATTCCATATAAAAGTGGGGGTGAGAGTAGCGCTGCATTGTTAGGCAATCAAGTTGATTTTGTGTGCAATACGATGACTACTTTAGCGGGGCAAATTAAAGGTGGAAGTATGCGGGGGTTGATGGTATCCACTCCCGACAGGTTAAAGGATTACCCTGAAATCCCCTCTAGTCGTGAATTGGGTTTAAGTCAGTTCGAACAAGCCACTGGCTGGAGCGGTTTATTTGGCCCTCCTGGAATGCCACAAGAGGTCGTGGATAAATGGACTGAGACTTTAAAAAAGGTGGCCCAAGACCCATCATGGGAGGCTGGCAATAAATCAGCAGGGGCGATCCCTGCAATACGTTCCCCTTCTGAAACCGAGTTATTTGTAAGGCAGCAAGTCCAGCTATACGAAAAGTTGGGTACAAGCCTAGGTTTGCGTAAATAA